A DNA window from Drosophila sechellia strain sech25 chromosome X, ASM438219v1, whole genome shotgun sequence contains the following coding sequences:
- the LOC6616202 gene encoding putative uncharacterized protein DDB_G0271606 isoform X1, producing MEVKPTKPMIVNAPPKKVPLPEAPKSNGSKPLQVTGFITKSGNIYEIEDKRGSIGSIEGRQADQDQIVCNYGNVVIYSDVPCDQVKNVRVGEVKPLKKDRVELTTEKNHADGEGEQQSQDMQQEQQQQQDAADSQDQEQEQDQDQQSVQPNHRRGQQNNRRRRRRPQQQQQQQRLQQQRRRRQQQQKLQQRRRNGNGNNSMRRRRNRNNNNNLNRQQQRRRRPGNNYNRRRLNNNNNKQRQQQHRRQQQQQQRRRRPNRNINRQQQQQRRRLHDGNI from the coding sequence ATGGAGGTCAAGCCCACGAAGCCCATGATAGTGAATGCTCCGCCAAAGAAAGTGCCGCTCCCGGAAGCTCCGAAGAGCAATGGCAGCAAGCCGCTGCAGGTCACCGGTTTCATCACCAAGTCCGGAAACATCTACGAGATTGAGGACAAACGGGGCTCCATTGGCTCCATCGAGGGTCGCCAGGCGGATCAGGACCAAATTGTCTGCAACTACGGCAACGTGGTGATCTACAGCGATGTGCCCTGTGACCAGGTCAAGAATGTGCGCGTGGGCGAGGTCAAGCCCTTGAAGAAGGATCGCGTCGAGCTCACCACTGAGAAAAACCATGCCGATGGCGAAGGCGAACAGCAATCGCAGGACATgcaacaggagcagcagcagcagcaggacgcAGCTGATAGTCAggatcaggagcaggagcaggaccaGGACCAGCAGTCCGTGCAGCCAAACCATCGCAGGGGTCAGCAGAACAATCGCCGACGTCGCCGTCgtccgcagcagcagcagcagcagcaaaggctgcagcagcaacgccgtcggcgacagcagcaacagaagttgcagcagcgacgccgcaacggcaacggcaacaacagcatGCGTCGTCGTCGAaaccgcaacaacaacaacaacctgAACCGCCAGCAGCAGAGACGTCGTCGCCCtggcaacaactacaacaggCGACGcctcaacaacaacaacaacaagcagcgacagcagcaacaccgccgtcagcagcagcaacaacaacgccgTCGCCGACCGAACAGAAATATCaatcgacagcagcagcagcagcgtcgTCGCCTTCACGACGGCAACATCTGA
- the LOC6616205 gene encoding E3 ubiquitin-protein ligase KCMF1, with protein MVHYRTHEPSGSPPMPLLRQIGHTSGHCNVRCDGCGNSRMTFYRYKCLRCLDYDLCSVCKENGVSNGLHLLEHPLQCLMDRDALELHFAGEPIPILCADSFTCPVCGEMGFSVEDLKTHCQENHIMAHTVVICPVCAAVPLSQPRHIDHITNHLMFSPSH; from the exons atGGTACATTACCGCACACATGAACCT AGTGGTTCGCCACCGATGCCCCTTCTCCGCCAGATCGGGCACACGTCGGGTCACTGTAATGTGCGCTGCGACGGCTGCGGCAACAGCAGGATGACCTTCTATCGCTACAAGTGCCTGCGCTGCCTGGACTACGACCTTTGCTCCGTCTGCAAGGAAAATGGGGTCTCGAACGGGTTGCACCTTCTGGAGCACCCGCTCCAGTGCCTAATGGATCGTGATGCCCTTGAGCTGCATTTCGCCGGCGAGCCGATTCCGATTTTGTGCGCCGACAGCTTCACGTGCCCTGTGTGCGGCGAAATGGGGTTTTCCGTGGAGGATCTGAAGACGCACTGCCAAGAGAACCATATCATGGCGCACACAGTCGTTATTTGCCCGGTCTGCGCGGCGGTCCCATTGTCGCAACCGAGACATATCGATCACATTACCAATCACTTGATGTTCTCGCCATCGCATTGA
- the LOC6616203 gene encoding cell wall protein DAN4, with protein sequence MRASTLFFGLLLVASCSSILARPQESTTPSTTTSTTTTTTTTTTPKPEESSTTTTTTTTTTEKPKSESTTASTTTTSTTPSTTPSTTPSTTPSTTPSTTPSTTPSTTPSTTTTTTTTTTPKPDDDEAAKLLQQCAELSRRKKRGGSSSSEEDDSGEKKSAKKERKQLKKLCKQLKKQQERKQEKAQKSALSELTEALKNYNQKQKN encoded by the coding sequence ATGCGCGCTTCCACACTGTTTTTCGGCCTGCTGCTGGTGGCCAGCTGCTCCTCGATTCTGGCCAGGCCACAGGAGAGCACTACGCCGAGCACCACCAcctcaaccaccaccaccaccaccaccaccaccactccGAAGCCCGAAGAGTCGTCTACAACCActacgacgacgacgacgacaacggAAAAGCCTAAATCAGAGTCCACAACTGCCAGTACGACCACCACAAGCACCACTCCCAGCACCACCCCAAGCACCACCCCCAGCACCACCCCCAGCACCACCCCCAGCACCACCCCCAGCACCACCCCCAGCACCACTCCCAGCACCACCACAACCACTACTACGACCACCACTCCAAAACCCGATGATGATGAGGCCGCCAAACTGCTGCAACAATGTGCCGAGTTGAGCCGCCGGAAGAAGCGGGGCGGATCTTCCTCGTCCGAAGAGGACGACAGTGGCGAGAAGAAGTCGGCGAAGAAGGAGCGCAAGCAGTTGAAGAAACTGTGCAAGCAGTTGAAGAAGCAGCAAGAGCGCAAGCAGGAGAAGGCCCAGAAATCGGCACTATCGGAACTGACCGAGGCCTTGAAAAACTACAACCAAAAGCAGAAGAACTAA
- the LOC6616202 gene encoding myb-like protein Q isoform X2 yields the protein MMCGKGFGMILVLIWATALSSDLSLVSGQTVAPLTSSTSAPPKMEVKPTKPMIVNAPPKKVPLPEAPKSNGSKPLQVTGFITKSGNIYEIEDKRGSIGSIEGRQADQDQIVCNYGNVVIYSDVPCDQVKNVRVGEVKPLKKDRVELTTEKNHADGEGEQQSQDMQQEQQQQQDAADSQDQEQEQDQDQQSVQPNHRRGQQNNRRRRRRPQQQQQQQRLQQQRRRRQQQQKLQQRRRNGNGNNSMRRRRNRNNNNNLNRQQQRRRRPGNNYNRRRLNNNNNKQRQQQHRRQQQQQQRRRRPNRNINRQQQQQRRRLHDGNI from the exons ATGATGTGCGGCAAGGGATTCGGGATGATCTTGGTCCTGATTTGGGCCACGGCCCTTTCCAGCGACCTCTCCCTGGTGAGCG GTCAAACGGTGGCGCCGCTGACGAGCTCCACGAGTGCTCCACCCAAAATGGAGGTCAAGCCCACGAAGCCCATGATAGTGAATGCTCCGCCAAAGAAAGTGCCGCTCCCGGAAGCTCCGAAGAGCAATGGCAGCAAGCCGCTGCAGGTCACCGGTTTCATCACCAAGTCCGGAAACATCTACGAGATTGAGGACAAACGGGGCTCCATTGGCTCCATCGAGGGTCGCCAGGCGGATCAGGACCAAATTGTCTGCAACTACGGCAACGTGGTGATCTACAGCGATGTGCCCTGTGACCAGGTCAAGAATGTGCGCGTGGGCGAGGTCAAGCCCTTGAAGAAGGATCGCGTCGAGCTCACCACTGAGAAAAACCATGCCGATGGCGAAGGCGAACAGCAATCGCAGGACATgcaacaggagcagcagcagcagcaggacgcAGCTGATAGTCAggatcaggagcaggagcaggaccaGGACCAGCAGTCCGTGCAGCCAAACCATCGCAGGGGTCAGCAGAACAATCGCCGACGTCGCCGTCgtccgcagcagcagcagcagcagcaaaggctgcagcagcaacgccgtcggcgacagcagcaacagaagttgcagcagcgacgccgcaacggcaacggcaacaacagcatGCGTCGTCGTCGAaaccgcaacaacaacaacaacctgAACCGCCAGCAGCAGAGACGTCGTCGCCCtggcaacaactacaacaggCGACGcctcaacaacaacaacaacaagcagcgacagcagcaacaccgccgtcagcagcagcaacaacaacgccgTCGCCGACCGAACAGAAATATCaatcgacagcagcagcagcagcgtcgTCGCCTTCACGACGGCAACATCTGA